The proteins below come from a single Mangifera indica cultivar Alphonso chromosome 16, CATAS_Mindica_2.1, whole genome shotgun sequence genomic window:
- the LOC123199644 gene encoding FCS-Like Zinc finger 5-like, with product MLLGKRPRPPIKRTTSMTGITVDVSNMDSSESSDHHLQPPPNVLPLAVPQNINVYDQRFLSMVSPRNLQINNNNNNEFMMETSHFLRACGLCNRRLAPGRDIYMYRGDTAFCSLECREKKMKQDERREKLSASSSSSPPPGPRASTASGESEPVAAA from the exons ATGTTGCTGGGGAAGCGTCCGCGCCCTCCGATTAAGCGAACTACAAGCATGACAGGGATCACCGTTGATGTCTCCAACATGGACTCTTCAGAGTCCTCTGATCATCATCTTCAACCTCCTCCTAACGTACTCCCTCTGGCTGTGCCACAGAACATCAACGTCTACGATCAACGGTTTCTTTCCATGGTTTCTCCGAGAAACCTgcagataaataataataataataatgagttCATGATGGAGACTTCTCATTTCCTTAGAGCTTGTGGCCTTTGTAATCGCCGCCTGGCTCCCGGCCGTGACATTTACATGTATAG GGGGGACACAGCTTTTTGTAGTTTAGAGTgcagggaaaagaaaatgaagcaagatgagagaagagagaagttgagtgcatcatcatcatcctcaccACCACCAGGTCCACGGGCCTCCACTGCGTCAGGTGAAAGCGAGCCAGTGGCTGCAGCTTGA
- the LOC123199645 gene encoding probable glucan 1,3-beta-glucosidase A yields MTMAYYSAILSSSCLFWILSFSLVSPQDLPLKAASLGNWLLIEGWMKPSLFDGIPNKDLLDGTHVQFMSIEQKKYLCADNGGGKSLILCGSSESNWETFRLWRINETFFSLRVSNKQFVGLENEGEGDKLVAVSTSPKSSEIFQIVREEGNNYQVRLQASNGQFVQVKSDTEITADGNGSSWDDNDPSVFNMTIGSSLQGEYQLTNGYGPDKAPQVMKDHRNTYITEEDFNFMSQNGINAVRIPVGWWIMYDPNPPKPFIGGSLEALDNAFKWSEKYKLKVIVDLHALRVSQNGYAHSATRDGFQEWGSSNIQETVDVIDFLAKRYATQPSLVAIELMNEPLSPGINLDDLKKFYKDGYDAVRKYTKDAYVIFSNRLGGDLKELISFSSNFGRVVIDFHMYNLFWEGFNSMTVQQNIDFIYNNRASAIKSVSDQGPLVFIGEWTCEWKVKNASKEDYQRFANAELDVFGRASFGWAYWAYKCDSNHWSLKWMIENGFISLS; encoded by the exons ATGACAATGGCTTACTACAGTGCAATTCTCTCATCGTCATGCCTCTTCTggattctctctttctctcttgtgTCTCCCCAGGATTTGCCATTAAAAGCTGCAAGTCTTGGGAACTGGCTTCTCATAGAGGGATGGATGAAACCTTCCCTCTTTGATGGAATTCCCAACAAGGATCTTCTG GATGGAACACATGTGCAATTTATGTCCATAGAGCAGAAAAAATATCTCTGTGCAGATAATGGAGGTGGGAAAAGCTTGATTTTATGTGGAAGCTCAGAATCTAATTGGGAAACTTTCAGG TTGTGGAGAATCAATGAGACGTTTTTCAGCTTGAGAGTGTCCAATAAGCAATTTGTTGGCCTAGAAAATGAAGGCGAAGGAGACAAACTAGTAGCAGTGTCAACATCACCAAAATCGTCAGAGATATTTCAGATTGTAAGGGAAGAAGGCAATAATTATCAAGTTCGCCTCCAAGCATCTAACGGGCAATTTGTTCAG GTGAAATCAGATACAGAGATTACTGCAGATGGTAATGGCTCAAGTTGGGATGATAACGATCCATCTGTCTTCAACATGACAATTGGTAGTAGCTTACAAGGAGAATATCAACTGACAAATGGTTATGGTCCAGATAAAGCCCCTCAAGTTATGAAG GATCATCGGAACACTTACATCACCGAGGAGGATTTCAACTTCATGTCACAAAATGGCATCAATGCTGTGAGAATCCCAGTTGGGTGGTGGATTATGTACGATCCCAATCCACCGAAGCCTTTCATCGGAGGCTCATTGGAGGCCTTAGACAATGCTTTCAAATGGAGTGA GAAATACAAGTTAAAGGTGATTGTAGATTTGCATGCGCTGCGAGTTTCCCAAAACGGCTATGCTCACAGCGCAACAAGAGATGGCTTTCAGGAATGGGGTAGTTCAAATATACAAGAGACTGTAGATGTCATAGATTTTCTTGCCAAAAG ATACGCTACTCAACCGAGTCTTGTGGCCATTGAGTTGATGAATGAGCCACTTTCCCCTGGTATCAATTTAGATGACCTTAAGAAATTTTACAAAGATGGTTATGATGCTGTGAGGAAATACACCAAAGACGCttatgtgatcttttcaaatcGATTGGGAGGTGACTTGAAGGAACTGATCTCATTTTCGAGCAATTTTGGTCGAGTAGTCATTGATTTCCATATGTATAATCTCTTCTGGGAGGGCTTCAACAGCATGACTGTACAGCAAAATAttgatttcatttataataacaGAGCTTCCGCTATCAAATCTGTCTCAGACCAGGGCCCTCTAGTTTTCATTG GTGAATGGACATGTGAATGGAAAGtaaaaaatgcatcaaaagaGGATTATCAGAGATTTGCAAACGCAGAACTAGATGTGTTTGGGCGGGCCAGTTTTGGTTGGGCGTATTGGGCGTACAAGTGTGACTCAAATCACTGGAGTCTAAAATGGATGATTGAAAATGGCTTCATAAGCCTAAGCTAG
- the LOC123199646 gene encoding protein SOSEKI 2-like isoform X2: MDVRSRRARQTSPDRAKLSMQQHRHRQPPKPNPTRKVQVVYYLTRNGHLEHPHYMEVSHFATQPLRLKDVMDRLIALRGKGMPSLYSWSCKRSYKNGYVWNDLAENDVIFPADGAEYVLKGSEILEEKLQGLNVSSRQLIEEPKETFKTTAYEDQDYEDEFEEDEEKTSYTSSTTSQSRCSRGVSTDELDEPEPQKPQLTESTPKLLARSPPSLSSILSQEKPTNKTTTNTSRRFEDGDPVATESASSRNSVLLQLISCGNLPIPKAKSNNSNVVRRSSSDLHRGVLCKRAMKIAEEEDKDMISFMSENPRFGNLQAEEKEYFSGSIVESVSKDRVETQPVLKKSNSYNEERSSKAALMEEMNAVEDEEEKRSNYGLKGKCIPRKKSSSSSSKKIIRK, encoded by the exons ATGGATGTTCGATCCAGAAGAGCTAGACAAACCAGTCCAGACAGAGCCAAACTCTCCATGCAACAGCACCGCCACCGCCAGCCGCCGAAGCCTAATCCCACCAGAAAAGTTCAAGTCGTTTACTATCTCACCAGAAATGGCCACCTGGAACACCCCCATTACATGGAAGTCTCCCACTTCGCCACTCAGCCCCTTCGCTTAAAAG ACGTAATGGACAGGCTGATCGCTCTCAGAGGCAAAGGCATGCCCTCTCTATATTCTTGGTCATGCAAAAg gAGCTACAAAAATGGCTATGTGTGGAACGACTTGGctgaaaatgatgttatttttccAGCTGATGGAGCTGAATATGTACTAAAAGGCTCTGAAATTCTTGAAG AGAAATTGCAGGGGTTGAATGTGAGTAGTAGGCAGTTGATTGAGGAGCCAAAGGAAACATTTAAAACAACGGCGTATGAAGATCAAGATTACGAAGACGAATTTGAGGAAGACGAAGAGAAGACCAGCTACACAAGCTCCACCACTTCTCAATCTCGTTGTTCGAGAGGTGTCTCAACAGACGAACTCGACGAACCGGAACCGCAGAAACCCCAGCTCACTGAGTCAACACCAAAGTTATTAGCTCGCTCACCGCCTTCACTGTCTTCCATCTTGTCTCAGGAAAAACCAACCAACAAAACCACCACCAACACGTCTAGAAGGTTCGAAGATGGTGACCCAGTTGCTACCGAGTCTGCCTCGAGTCGAAACTCGGTTCTCCTCCAGCTCATTTCCTGTGGAAATCTACCCATCCCTAAAGCGAAGAGTAACAACAGCAATGTCGTGAGAAGAAGCAGCAGCGATTTGCACAGAGGGGTTCTCTGTAAAAGAGCGATGAAGATtgctgaagaagaagataagGATATGATAAGCTTCATGTCTGAGAATCCCAGGTTCGGGAATTTGCAGGCTGAAGAGAAGGAGTATTTTAGCGGAAGCATTGTCGAGTCAGTGAGTAAGGATCGAGTTGAGACTCAGCCCGTTCTCAAGAAATCAAATTCCTATAACGAAGAAAG GAGCTCGAAGGCTGCGTTGATGGAGGAGATGAATGccgttgaagatgaagaagagaaaagaagcaATTATGGGTTGAAAGGGAAATGCATTCCTCGCAAgaaatcttcatcatcatcttcaaagAAAATCATCAGAAAATGA
- the LOC123199646 gene encoding protein SOSEKI 2-like isoform X1, which translates to MDVRSRRARQTSPDRAKLSMQQHRHRQPPKPNPTRKVQVVYYLTRNGHLEHPHYMEVSHFATQPLRLKDVMDRLIALRGKGMPSLYSWSCKRSYKNGYVWNDLAENDVIFPADGAEYVLKGSEILEGRAEKLQGLNVSSRQLIEEPKETFKTTAYEDQDYEDEFEEDEEKTSYTSSTTSQSRCSRGVSTDELDEPEPQKPQLTESTPKLLARSPPSLSSILSQEKPTNKTTTNTSRRFEDGDPVATESASSRNSVLLQLISCGNLPIPKAKSNNSNVVRRSSSDLHRGVLCKRAMKIAEEEDKDMISFMSENPRFGNLQAEEKEYFSGSIVESVSKDRVETQPVLKKSNSYNEERSSKAALMEEMNAVEDEEEKRSNYGLKGKCIPRKKSSSSSSKKIIRK; encoded by the exons ATGGATGTTCGATCCAGAAGAGCTAGACAAACCAGTCCAGACAGAGCCAAACTCTCCATGCAACAGCACCGCCACCGCCAGCCGCCGAAGCCTAATCCCACCAGAAAAGTTCAAGTCGTTTACTATCTCACCAGAAATGGCCACCTGGAACACCCCCATTACATGGAAGTCTCCCACTTCGCCACTCAGCCCCTTCGCTTAAAAG ACGTAATGGACAGGCTGATCGCTCTCAGAGGCAAAGGCATGCCCTCTCTATATTCTTGGTCATGCAAAAg gAGCTACAAAAATGGCTATGTGTGGAACGACTTGGctgaaaatgatgttatttttccAGCTGATGGAGCTGAATATGTACTAAAAGGCTCTGAAATTCTTGAAGGTCGTGCtg AGAAATTGCAGGGGTTGAATGTGAGTAGTAGGCAGTTGATTGAGGAGCCAAAGGAAACATTTAAAACAACGGCGTATGAAGATCAAGATTACGAAGACGAATTTGAGGAAGACGAAGAGAAGACCAGCTACACAAGCTCCACCACTTCTCAATCTCGTTGTTCGAGAGGTGTCTCAACAGACGAACTCGACGAACCGGAACCGCAGAAACCCCAGCTCACTGAGTCAACACCAAAGTTATTAGCTCGCTCACCGCCTTCACTGTCTTCCATCTTGTCTCAGGAAAAACCAACCAACAAAACCACCACCAACACGTCTAGAAGGTTCGAAGATGGTGACCCAGTTGCTACCGAGTCTGCCTCGAGTCGAAACTCGGTTCTCCTCCAGCTCATTTCCTGTGGAAATCTACCCATCCCTAAAGCGAAGAGTAACAACAGCAATGTCGTGAGAAGAAGCAGCAGCGATTTGCACAGAGGGGTTCTCTGTAAAAGAGCGATGAAGATtgctgaagaagaagataagGATATGATAAGCTTCATGTCTGAGAATCCCAGGTTCGGGAATTTGCAGGCTGAAGAGAAGGAGTATTTTAGCGGAAGCATTGTCGAGTCAGTGAGTAAGGATCGAGTTGAGACTCAGCCCGTTCTCAAGAAATCAAATTCCTATAACGAAGAAAG GAGCTCGAAGGCTGCGTTGATGGAGGAGATGAATGccgttgaagatgaagaagagaaaagaagcaATTATGGGTTGAAAGGGAAATGCATTCCTCGCAAgaaatcttcatcatcatcttcaaagAAAATCATCAGAAAATGA